Proteins encoded in a region of the Bradyrhizobium sp. CB3481 genome:
- a CDS encoding IclR family transcriptional regulator C-terminal domain-containing protein, with protein MPKLKRAADADNRGATDFIESLDRGLRVLEVFGSSQQPMTLSDLAKAALLPRATARRILFTLERAGFVTTDGKLFRLMPRVLVLASSYLASNHVVSVLQPALDRLSSEAQEISSMAILDGNDVVFIARASPTRIFSAGIDIGYRLPAFCTSVGRVLLSRLSDDELAAALGRMELTALTPFTVTDKKKLLKTIIADRAQGYSLVDREAEPGFRSVSVPVRRYDGAIVAAINMGAHVDRVSAEEMIERFLPRLQEVAASVKSLLV; from the coding sequence ATGCCCAAGCTTAAGCGCGCGGCGGACGCAGACAACCGCGGCGCGACCGATTTCATCGAAAGCCTCGACCGCGGCCTGCGGGTGCTGGAGGTGTTCGGCAGCAGCCAGCAGCCGATGACGCTGAGCGATCTCGCCAAGGCCGCCCTCCTACCGCGCGCCACCGCCCGGCGGATTCTCTTCACGCTGGAGCGCGCCGGCTTCGTCACCACCGACGGCAAGCTGTTTCGCCTGATGCCGCGCGTGCTGGTCTTGGCATCGAGCTATCTCGCATCCAACCACGTCGTCTCGGTGCTACAGCCGGCGCTCGATCGATTGTCGAGCGAGGCGCAGGAAATCTCCTCGATGGCGATCCTCGACGGCAACGACGTGGTCTTCATCGCGCGCGCCAGCCCGACGCGTATCTTTTCGGCAGGGATCGATATCGGCTATCGGCTGCCGGCGTTCTGCACCTCGGTCGGCCGTGTCCTGCTGTCGCGGCTATCAGATGACGAACTCGCTGCTGCGCTTGGCCGGATGGAGCTTACTGCGCTGACGCCGTTCACAGTCACCGACAAGAAGAAGTTGCTCAAAACCATCATCGCCGATCGCGCGCAAGGCTATTCGCTGGTCGACCGCGAAGCCGAGCCGGGGTTTCGCTCGGTCTCGGTGCCGGTGCGCCGCTATGACGGCGCCATCGTTGCCGCCATCAACATGGGCGCGCATGTCGACCGCGTTTCCGCGGAGGAGATGATCGAGCGTTTCCTGCCGCGGCTGCAGGAGGTTGCCGCCTCGGTGAAATCGCTGCTGGTGTAA